In the genome of Telluria mixta, the window ACCCGTCCGCGGCCGTGCCGATGGGGATGGTGCATTGCAGCAAGCGACCGGTAACCACGGTCCAACACTTTCTTGGAGTTCAAGCATGAAGAAGCAAACTCTTGCACTGGCCTGCGCCGTGGCCGGCTTGGTGGCAGCCTGCGGCGGCGACAGCCCATCCTCGCAATCGCCTTCCTTTGCCGCCATGGTCGGCAGCGCGTCCGGCGGCGGCGCCGACGTCGCGACGGCGGGTACCCGCTGGCAGAGCGTCAAGTACGGGGGCAGCGGCTACGTGACCGGCCTGATCTTCCACCCGACCAGCCCGAACGTGCTGTACGCGCGCACGGACATGGGCGGGGTCTACCGCCGCGATACGGCGACGTCGGGCTGGACCCCGATCACGGACGGCTTCGGCGTCCGCGAAGAATTCTATAACGGGGCCGAAAGCGTGGCCCTGGATCCGACCGACGACAAGCGCGTGTATCTGGTCACGGGCATGTATGACTGGTCGGGACAAAATGCCCGCCTGTACATTTCCACCGACCGCGGCGACAGCTGGACGCACGTCGACCTGCCGTTCCGCGCCGGTTCCAACGATCCGGGCCGCGCCATCGGCGAACGCCTGATGGTCGATCCGAACAAGCCGTCGACCTTGTACTACGGTTCGCGCACGTCGGGCCTGTGGAAGAGCACGGACTACGGCCAGACCTGGAACCAGGTAACGTCGCTGACCACGTTCCAATACCCGGGCGACCAGATCGGCTCCCTGCCGGGCCGCACCTCGGGCGGCATCGAGAGCGTGCTGTTCGACACGTCGACGACGGGCACGGGCACGGCCACGCAGACCATCTACACGGCCGTGGCCCCGGACTACGCCGCTGCGGCCGGCCTGAATGCCAACCTGTACAAGTCGACCGACGGCGGTGCGACCTGGACCGGCGTGACGACCCCCGTGACCGGCTACTACATCCCGCACATGGTCCGCGCCAAGGACGGCATCATCTACGTAGCGTTCACGAAGGACATGGGCCCGGGTGCCGGCGGTCCGGCCCGCCTGTACAAGTTCGACGGCACGAACTGGACGCTGCTGAAGAGCTACGATACGCAGCAATGGGTGAACTTCGGCATGGGCGGCCTGTCGGTCTCCGGCTCCGGTCCGACCACCCGTATCGCGCTGGGCGTGTCGAACTCGTGGGGTAACTGGCAGGGCCAGCCGGTCGTGCAGGTGTCGGACGACGCCGGCCTGACCTGGCGCGAGATCGCGTCGATGACCCCGCACACCCCGTCCGACGTGGACTTCTCCGGCTGGGTGGACGACGTCGAGATCGACCCGAACAACCCCGACCACATCCTGCACGTGTTCGGCGGCGGCATCTGGGAAACGAAGACGGCGTCGGCGGCCACGCCGAGCTGGAACCTGGACGTGACCAACCTCGAGGAAACCGCGACGATCAGCCTGGCGACCCCGCCCAAGGGCGCCAGCTACGCGCTGCTGCGCAGCTCGGGCGACATCGGCATGCACGTGCAGACCGAGCTGCTGAAGAAGCCGACGCGCGGCCCGATCGGCTGGTTCAGCAACGGTAATGCCGCCGACACGGCCTGGTCGAATCCGGCCTACATCGCAGCGGTCGGTACGGGCGGCTGGGTCCAGAACAACCCCCGCGGCGCCTACTCGACCGACTCCGGCGTGACCTGGACGGCATTCGCCAGCAAGCACCCGGACGCGCTGACCAACCAGGGCGGCGAGGAAACCATCGCCGTGACGGCGCCGGGCAAGGCCGTCTGGGCACCGTCCGGTGCGCGTCCGGCCTACACGACCGACAACGGCGCGACCTGGACGTACACGAACCTGCCGGCCCTGTCTGCCGTGGGCATCGGCCGCGGCTACCGCGTCGTCGCCGACCGCAAGAACCCGAACAAGGTCTATGCCTTCAACTCGGGCGGCGCGTGGTGGAACCAGTGGTCGGACACGTCCCACTTCTGGTACTCGAACGACGGCGGCCACACCTTCACCGAGAGCGCGACGTTCGTGGGCGCGGGCGCGCGAGTGGCAGCGTTCTATCAGTCGTCGATCGCGGTCAATCCGAATGCCGAAGGCGACGTCTGGGTGGTGGACGGTTTCAGCATCCTGCACTCCACCGACTCGGGCGCGACCTGGACCAAACTGGACGTGACGGCACCGGACTGGGGCACCAACGAGACGTGGAGCTACCCGCAGGTGTACGGCGCGACCTCGATCGCGCTGGGCAAGGCGCCGGCCGGTGCGACGTACTCGTCCTCGATCTACATCGTCGGCATCATCAATAACGTGTGGGGCGTGTACCGCTCGGACGACGGTGCCAGGACCTGGCGCCGGATCAACGACGACAAGCACCAGTACGCCGGCATCAGCAACCTGGCGGCCGACCAGACCGTGCCTGGACGCGTGTATGCCGCCGGCGCGGGCCGCGGCGTCGTGTTCAGCTACTGATGATGCCCATGCCGGCGCCCGCGTTGGCGCCGGCAGTATCGATAATTTTCGGAGACTTTCATGAAATTCAAATCCATTCTCGCCGCCGTCGCCTTGATGGCGGCAGGCAGCGCCGGCGCCACCGTCCTGAACTTCGATGGCCTGACCGAGATGATGTACGGCGACGGCTTCCCGCTGGCCGGCAGCATGACCTACAACGGCCTGAACCTGACGTATGTGGAATCGGGCTTCCAGGTCACGCTAAACGCGCCGGGCGCGGACGCGGGCGCGGCCCACATCGGCGACGGCACGTATGAATCGTCGACTTATAACTGGCACGACGGCATGGAAAACGGCTGGGACACGTACGTGACGCTGACCCGCGTGGGCGGCGGCAAGTTCGACCTGAAGAGCTTCGACTATGTCATGGACTGGAGCGACGTGTCGGCCGATGGCGTGTCGGTCGGCTCGATCCAGGATATCGGTACGTGGAGCACGGTCCTGACCGGCATCACCGAACTGCGGATCGGTTCGGGCGCGTTCAACCAGATCGACAACGTCAACGTGGAAGCGGCTGCGCCGAGCGGTGCCGTGCCGCTGCCGGGGACGCTGGCGCTGATGGTGGGTGGTCTGGCGGCAGGGGGCCTGGCGCGTCGCCGTCGCGACTAGCCCGTCATTCCCGCGCAAGCGGGAATCCATGCTGAGCCACAGAGTCCGTATTGTTGACGCACTACAGTGTGTACAGGCGACCGGCTTCGGAAGTTCAGAATGGATTCCCGCCTTCGCGGGAATGACGTTTTTTACATTTGCGGTATCTCAGCAGGACATCGGGGTTCTCGGCCGACCATGCCGGTTTAGGCATCGAGGACTCAACCATGGATAAATCAAGCTACGTCTATATCCTGGCGAGCGGCTTGAACGGAACACTCTACGTTGGCGTGACGAGCGACCTCGTCAAGCGTGTCTGGCAACATCGCGAAGGCCTGGCTGATGGTTTCACGAAGCGATATGGCATCAAGATGCTGGTCTGGTACGAGGTTCACACGGATATCGTCGAAGCCATCCGGCGTGAAAAGCAGATCAAGAAGTGGGATAGATCTTGGAAGGTCGAGCTGATTCAGAAGGCGAACCCTCGGTGGCGTGACCTTTATGCTGATATTGTGGGTTAGCGGGTAGGGTGAAAAAAACGGAGGCTGCGTGCCTCCGTTTTGGTTGTGGCGAAGCGCTACGCCATCACGCCTGCTTGATCCCGCGCCACCCAATATCGCGCCGATACTGCGCACCATTGAAGTGGATCTTCTCGACCGTTTCGTACGCCTGCTTCTGCGCCATCTTGACGCTGTCGCCCAGGCCGACGACGCACAGCACGCGGCCGCCCGACGTCTGCAAGGTGCCGCCCACGATCTGGGTGCCGGCATGGAAGGTGACGCATTCCGGCGTTTCGGCCGGGATGCCGTCGATGATGTCGCCCTTGGCCGGCGCGTCCGGATAACCGGCCGCCGCCATCACGACGCCCACCGCGGTGCGGCGGTCCCATTCCAGTTCGACCTTGTCCAGGGTGCCGTTGCAGGCGTGTTCCAGCACTGTCACGAAGTCGCTCTTCAGGCGCGTCATGATCGGCTGCGTTTCCGGGTCGCCCATGCGGCAGTTGAATTCGATGACCTTCGGCACGCCGGCCGCGTCGATCATCAGGCCCGCGTACAGGAAACCGCTGTACGGGATGCCGTCCTTGGCCATGCCCTGGATGGTCGGGTTGATGATCTCGCGCATCACGCGCGCGTGGATCGACGGCGTGACGACCGGTGCCGGCGAATACGCGCCCATGCCGCCCGTGTTCGGGCCCTGGTCGTGGTCCTTCAGGCGCTTGTGGTCCTGCGACGTGGCCAGGGCGACGACGTTCTTGCCGTCGCACATGACGATGAAGCTGGCTTCTTCGCCGGCCAGGAATTCTTCGATGACGATGCGTGCGCCCGCGTCGCCGAAGCGGTTGCCCGACAACATGTCGTCGGCCGCCTGGTGCGCTTCTTCCAGGGTCATCGCGACGACGACACCCTTGCCGGCGGCGAGGCCGTCGGCCTTGATGACGATCGGTGCGCCCTGTGCGTCGATATAGGCATGGGCCTGGGCGACGTCCGTGAACGTCTGGTACTGCGCGGTCGGGATGCCGTGGCGGTGCATGAAGGCCTTGGCGAAGTCCTTCGAGCTTTCCAGCTGGGCCGCTTCCTTCGTCGGGCCGAAGACCTTCAGGCCGCGCGCACGGAACAGGTTGACGATACCGGCCGCCAGCGGCTGTTCCGGCCCGACCAGCGTCAGGCTGATGTTTTCCGCGACGACGAAGTCGGCCAGCGCGGCCGGGTCGGTGATGTCGATGTTGACCAGGCGATCATCGCGCGCGGTGCCGCCATTGCCCGGTGCGACGTAGACCATCTGGATGCGATCGGATTGGGCCAGTTTCCAGGCCAGGGCATGTTCACGGCCGCCAGAGCCGACTACCAGGATTTTCATGGATGTTCGATTACTCTTCAATGACTGCGTTCGTATAGACTTCCTGCACGTCGTCCAGGTTTTCCAGGGCGTCGAGCAGCTTCTGCATCTTGAGCGCGTCTTCGCCGGTGAATACCGTCTCGGTGTCCGGCTTCATGATGACTTCGGCGGAATCGGCCTTGAAGCCGGCCTTTTCGAGCGCTTCCTTGACGCCGGCGAAGGCGTTCGGGTCGCACAGCACTTCGAAGCCGCCTTCGTCGTCCGTGATCACGTCGTCGGCGCCGGCTTCCAGCGCCGCTTCCATCAGCTTGTCTTCTTCGACGCCCGGTGCGAACAGGAACTGGCCCACGTGCTTGAACATGAACGAGACGGAGCCTTCGGTGCCCATGTTGCCGCCGAACTTGCTGAACGCGTGGCGGACTTCGGCCACGGTGCGCACGCGGTTGTCGGTCATGCAGTCGACGATGATCGCCGCGCCGCCGATGCCGTAACCTTCGTAGCGGATTTCTTCGTAGTTGACGCCTTCCAGGCCGCCCGAACCGCGCTGCACGGCGCGGTTGACGTTATCCTTCGGCATATTGGCATCCGCCGCCTTCTCGATGGCGAGGCGCAGGCGCGGATTGGTGTTGGCGTCGCCGCCGCCCATGCGGGCGGCCACGGTGATTTCCTTGATCAGTCGGGTCCAGATCTTGCCGCGCTTGGCATCAGTCGCGGCTTTCTTGTGCTTGATGTTGGCCCATTTGCTGTGTCCAGCCATGTCGAGTCTTCCTTAGACAGGGAACCTCGGCAAACTGCGATCTTCGAGGTCCCGGGTATTGATAATCCTCGACATTTTAGCATAGGGCCCCCGTCTAAAAACTGTCAGGGAAACAACAACGCGGTGCCCAGCCCGACCAGGCCGAGCCCCGTCGCGCACGCCACCACGTGCCCGCCGGGCAGCAGTTTTTCGGCCAGGATCAGCGCGATGAGGCCGGCGATGACGGGCAGGTTCAATACGCCGGCCGGCAGCACGAGCGCGAGCAGCAGCCAGCAGCAGCCCGTGCAATATCTCGCATCCGCGACGCCCATGCGGAACGCGCCCCACATCCCCCGGCGCCAGTGCGTGAGGACGAACGCCAGCGGCGCGCGGCAGTTGTCCAGGCAGACGTGCTTGGCGGGCGTCCACTGGTAGACCCCGGCCGCGACGAGGGCGAGGGCGCCGACCGTCGGGTGCGCGATGGCCATCGTCTCGTCGAGCCCGCCCGCGTCGTGCAGCTGCCAGTCGGCCAGTGTGGCGGCGAGGGCGCAGCAGGCCCAGACGAACAGGTAACCCAGCATGAACAGGAACGTGGAGGGATAGACCCAGCGCTCGCGCACGAGCCGTTTTACGCGCGCGTACAGCAGGACGGACGGCGCGGCCGCAGGCAGCATCATCGCGGCGATGACGACGGTCCACAGTGCCAGCAGGCGCGCGAGCTCGTCCGCGTGGTACGGCCCGACCCGGACATGGCTCCCCGCGCCCGCCACCAGCGGCGACATGCGGCCGGCACGAAACAGCAGGAACAGCAGGCAGGCCCAGCACAGCGCCGCGAGCAGCACGAGCAGGGTCAGGACGACGGTGCGGTCGACACCGGGGCGGCCGACGCCGCTGGCGCGGCTCATCGCGTGCACGCTCCGGCCGGGTGCGCGGTTGCGCGGTGTGTCATGGACATCTCCTGAAAGGTTGAGCGGTGACGGCAATTGGACCGCAACCGGCCGGCCGCGTTCGGGGGGCGTCCTCAGCCGGCTATGCGGATTCCTCGTACAATCGTCGGATGAGTAAAACCGTAGCCGACATATCTGTTGTACCGACCGCACGCCCTGCCGTGTTGGGCGGCCTGGCAATCGCCATCGGCGGTGCCGTTCTGTTTTCCACGAAGGCGATTGTCGCCAAACTGCTGTACCGCTACCACATCGACGCCGTCACCTTGATCGCGTTCAGGATGCTGTTCTCGCTTCCGGTGTTTGCTGCCGTGGCGGTGTGGAAGATGCGAACCGAGCCGCCGCTCGCCGTGCGCGACCGCTGGCGTCTCGCCGGACTGGGCCTGATCGGCTACTACCTGTCGAGCTATCTCGATTTTCTCGGTCTGCAATACATCTCGGTGGGCCTGGAGCGCCTGATCCTGTTCCTCACGCCGACATTCGTCCTGTTGATCACGGCACTCATCTTCAAGCGCCGCATCGGCCGCGCGGAGTGGATGGCGCTCGTGCTGTCGTACTGCGGCATCGTGCTCGTGTTCGCGCACGACCTGAAGGGTGGCGGAGGGAGCACCGTCACGGGCTCACTGCTCGTGCTTGGTTCGGCGGCGTGCTACGCGGCCTACCTGCTGGGGACGGGCGAGATGGTGCGCCGCATCGGTTCGCTGCGCCTCGTCGCGTACGCGATGTGC includes:
- a CDS encoding sialidase family protein, producing the protein MKKQTLALACAVAGLVAACGGDSPSSQSPSFAAMVGSASGGGADVATAGTRWQSVKYGGSGYVTGLIFHPTSPNVLYARTDMGGVYRRDTATSGWTPITDGFGVREEFYNGAESVALDPTDDKRVYLVTGMYDWSGQNARLYISTDRGDSWTHVDLPFRAGSNDPGRAIGERLMVDPNKPSTLYYGSRTSGLWKSTDYGQTWNQVTSLTTFQYPGDQIGSLPGRTSGGIESVLFDTSTTGTGTATQTIYTAVAPDYAAAAGLNANLYKSTDGGATWTGVTTPVTGYYIPHMVRAKDGIIYVAFTKDMGPGAGGPARLYKFDGTNWTLLKSYDTQQWVNFGMGGLSVSGSGPTTRIALGVSNSWGNWQGQPVVQVSDDAGLTWREIASMTPHTPSDVDFSGWVDDVEIDPNNPDHILHVFGGGIWETKTASAATPSWNLDVTNLEETATISLATPPKGASYALLRSSGDIGMHVQTELLKKPTRGPIGWFSNGNAADTAWSNPAYIAAVGTGGWVQNNPRGAYSTDSGVTWTAFASKHPDALTNQGGEETIAVTAPGKAVWAPSGARPAYTTDNGATWTYTNLPALSAVGIGRGYRVVADRKNPNKVYAFNSGGAWWNQWSDTSHFWYSNDGGHTFTESATFVGAGARVAAFYQSSIAVNPNAEGDVWVVDGFSILHSTDSGATWTKLDVTAPDWGTNETWSYPQVYGATSIALGKAPAGATYSSSIYIVGIINNVWGVYRSDDGARTWRRINDDKHQYAGISNLAADQTVPGRVYAAGAGRGVVFSY
- a CDS encoding PEP-CTERM sorting domain-containing protein is translated as MKFKSILAAVALMAAGSAGATVLNFDGLTEMMYGDGFPLAGSMTYNGLNLTYVESGFQVTLNAPGADAGAAHIGDGTYESSTYNWHDGMENGWDTYVTLTRVGGGKFDLKSFDYVMDWSDVSADGVSVGSIQDIGTWSTVLTGITELRIGSGAFNQIDNVNVEAAAPSGAVPLPGTLALMVGGLAAGGLARRRRD
- a CDS encoding GIY-YIG nuclease family protein, which translates into the protein MDKSSYVYILASGLNGTLYVGVTSDLVKRVWQHREGLADGFTKRYGIKMLVWYEVHTDIVEAIRREKQIKKWDRSWKVELIQKANPRWRDLYADIVG
- the purD gene encoding phosphoribosylamine--glycine ligase, with the translated sequence MKILVVGSGGREHALAWKLAQSDRIQMVYVAPGNGGTARDDRLVNIDITDPAALADFVVAENISLTLVGPEQPLAAGIVNLFRARGLKVFGPTKEAAQLESSKDFAKAFMHRHGIPTAQYQTFTDVAQAHAYIDAQGAPIVIKADGLAAGKGVVVAMTLEEAHQAADDMLSGNRFGDAGARIVIEEFLAGEEASFIVMCDGKNVVALATSQDHKRLKDHDQGPNTGGMGAYSPAPVVTPSIHARVMREIINPTIQGMAKDGIPYSGFLYAGLMIDAAGVPKVIEFNCRMGDPETQPIMTRLKSDFVTVLEHACNGTLDKVELEWDRRTAVGVVMAAAGYPDAPAKGDIIDGIPAETPECVTFHAGTQIVGGTLQTSGGRVLCVVGLGDSVKMAQKQAYETVEKIHFNGAQYRRDIGWRGIKQA
- a CDS encoding YebC/PmpR family DNA-binding transcriptional regulator, yielding MAGHSKWANIKHKKAATDAKRGKIWTRLIKEITVAARMGGGDANTNPRLRLAIEKAADANMPKDNVNRAVQRGSGGLEGVNYEEIRYEGYGIGGAAIIVDCMTDNRVRTVAEVRHAFSKFGGNMGTEGSVSFMFKHVGQFLFAPGVEEDKLMEAALEAGADDVITDDEGGFEVLCDPNAFAGVKEALEKAGFKADSAEVIMKPDTETVFTGEDALKMQKLLDALENLDDVQEVYTNAVIEE
- a CDS encoding DUF2182 domain-containing protein, which translates into the protein MSRASGVGRPGVDRTVVLTLLVLLAALCWACLLFLLFRAGRMSPLVAGAGSHVRVGPYHADELARLLALWTVVIAAMMLPAAAPSVLLYARVKRLVRERWVYPSTFLFMLGYLFVWACCALAATLADWQLHDAGGLDETMAIAHPTVGALALVAAGVYQWTPAKHVCLDNCRAPLAFVLTHWRRGMWGAFRMGVADARYCTGCCWLLLALVLPAGVLNLPVIAGLIALILAEKLLPGGHVVACATGLGLVGLGTALLFP
- a CDS encoding DMT family transporter, whose amino-acid sequence is MSKTVADISVVPTARPAVLGGLAIAIGGAVLFSTKAIVAKLLYRYHIDAVTLIAFRMLFSLPVFAAVAVWKMRTEPPLAVRDRWRLAGLGLIGYYLSSYLDFLGLQYISVGLERLILFLTPTFVLLITALIFKRRIGRAEWMALVLSYCGIVLVFAHDLKGGGGSTVTGSLLVLGSAACYAAYLLGTGEMVRRIGSLRLVAYAMCVSSAACIAQFFILRPASMLVQPLPVYGLSLVNGIFCTIFPVFMTMAAVQRIGATTASQAGMIGPVSTLFLGWALLGEPITTVQLAGTGLVLGGIWMLSKKKTPDKPKRNGT